The sequence ACATAGTTATCTAGGAAATCACGCTTTGCACGGAAAGTGACAAAGTTAGCTTTCACAGATAATACATCATCTTCATTACTTACGATTCTAACATTACTTATGTTGTGAACCGTTTGTGAATGTGGATACTCAACATGTGCTTCCTTTTTTAATAAACGCAAAGCTCTTTGTTCTAAACGATGGCGATCATCATGTACGATATATAAAGAATTTTTAAAATCCGCATCAGGATGGCCAATCGGTGGAATTTCATAAGTTCCGTTCTCAGCGAATAATGCTGCCCATTCTTTCATTTGCCAAGTATCTAATAGCTCAGCTTCATGGTATAAAAAGTCTTCAACTTCTTGACGAGTAATATTCATATTTAGACCCTCCCAACTTCTGCTTGTTTATCTTCTTTTTTTGCTTCTTCTGTTGTAATTAATTTATTCCATTGACGCCAGAATGCACGCATTTGTGCTTCGTCAGTTGCTTGTGGTACATCACGGTTCATACCTTTAGAAATATCGTTCCAGCCAGCACCTTCCGAGTTTGCAAAGCCTTCTTGAGCAAGTTCAAGAGCTTCGTTATCGTCAGGAGTTGCAAAACCGCCTGGGCCTAAGAATTCTAAGAAGCTGTCATTACGAACTTCTCTGAAGTTAGCTGGCTCGCCTTTTGGTGCTAATGCATAGGCATCAACTTCAATATAACCTGGTTCAATAGGATAGAATGTTCTGATTGTAATTGCCATAATGTCATTGATAACCAAGTTAGGGAAAATCCAGATGTTACGATTCTTTTTCGCAATACGGTGAGCACGGTCTGGACCGAATTTTTCTTCCAATGTTTTAATGTTATTGTCGATGATTTCTTTTGCTTCTTCCCCATAACCTTCAATCCATTTTCCTACTGGTCTTGGCCAAGCAGAATAATATTCCATAACCGCATGACCGCCGCCTAAATCACGGCCTTCACCTACAAGGCTATCTTTTTCCATTACTCCACCACGAGTAGCAACAATATCAAAGTATGTTTTATGGGTAGGAACTCCATGATATAGGTCAACACTGTTTTCACCAAGGAGTTTCCAGTTTGCACGTACACTATAATGTTGTGGAGCAGCTAAAACTTCCATTCCTTCTGACTCTTTAGAAGCTTCTGCTTGATCAGCTACTAGATCAAGATATTCTTTTGCATTTCCTAAATAATCTTCTAAAGAAATTGCATCTTTATCGAAGTTTACAAATATAAATCCACGGTAGCTATCAAGGCGTTCAACTGTTACGAGGTTTTTAGAGCCATCACAGTTATGATCATTATGGTATCCAGCTTTATCTGGCATTCCCACTAGCTCACCTTTGTTATTGAAGCTCCAAGCATGGTAAAAACAACGGAAAACTTTCGTATTACCACATTCCTCACGAGTAACTAGTGCTCCACGGTGTGGACAAGAATTGTAGAATGCTCTAATTTCGCCATCTTGGCTACGTGTTAATAAAAGGTTACGTCCACCTACTTTTCTTCTATGGAAATCACCTTTGTTTTCTAATTCAGATTCATGCCCGATAAATAACCAGCACTTACTGAAGATCGCATCTCTTTCTAATTCTAAAATATCTTTGTCAATAAATGCTTTACGGTTTACTTGGAATGTCAAATCTGATTCACGAATGTATTTACTCATGTAGGTCCCTCCTAAAATATTATTAAAATAATTTCAATTATCATATACAAATTTTTGAATGTACTTTCAGTAAGCACAATTCTCTAATCTGGCAGGTATTTGCAACGATCGCCTTAGTTACCAATAACCTGATTGCAATCGCTTACTAATTCGCTTAAACCTTAAAAACTTCTACAAAAAACTAACAGTAATTTTACCTCCTTTTAACCTTACAATCTTGCCTTAAATTACATTTTCTTGTAGACGCTTTCATTAGGTGTACTGATCTATCCCAAGATTTAGGTGATATAACAATACAATTTTTAAACAATTTAAATTTTCTCTTAATTAAGGCTTAACTAAATTATAAGTCGAATCGATGTCACAATCTAATTGAAATTTATTTAGAATAATTCAGATATCTTAATATTTTTTTTATTAGGTAAACTTATTCCCTTATTTGACGCGATTTTAATGATTTGTACTATTATTTTTAAATAATAAATTATTCATAATTGTAGACAAATATAAAAAAATTCGATAACATCTATGTAAATAACAATAAAATTTGTTAGTGATATCCCTTTTTTTATTGAAAGGGGTTTCATTAGAGTAAATTTAATTTGTTAGCTAGCAACAATAGAATCACAACAGATCTATTGGATAAACGAGGGGTGTTGTAGATGGATACAAGCCAATTAGAAACATTTCTAGCAATTATTGAATATAAGAATTATTCGAGAGCAGCAGAATCATTAAATGTTACTCAACCAACTGTGACTGCTAGAATTAAAAATTTAGAAAACGAATTAAACTGTAAGCTTTTTAATCGTGAGGGCAAATATGTAACTTTAACAAATGAAGGAAAAGTATTTGTAGAATATGCTACAAGTATTCTTACTTATATGAATCATTCAAAGGAAGCGGCAACTGCGACGCAAAAACCAAATCTAAAAATAGGGATTTCTCCCGGTTTTTCTTACTCTTTTATTTCAGACCTTATCCAATCTGTAAAAACAATTGATAATTTAAATCTAGTTATAATTGAAGGAAAAGATTCAGTAAGCTTAAATGAACAAATATTAAATGGGGATTTAGATTTGGTGTTTACTAGAAATATTGTTTCACATAAGCCGGATCTTGTTTCAGAGTTTCTCTTTACTGATAAGTTCGTTTTAATTGTTGGGAAAAATCATCCTTTAGCAAATGTAGAAAATATTACACTTAATGATCTACAAGATGAGACATTGATCTGGTACCGAAGAAAAACCCCGCTTTTAACAAATGTAGACAAAGCATTAATTGGGGTTCCAAATATAAAACACATTGAAGTTGATAATAACGAAATGTTAAAAAAGGTTGTCAGTAGTGGTTTAGGTGTGGGAATTACTCTTTTACTCGGAATTGATGAGCTGGATAACGATCGATTAGTTGTAAAGCAAATTAAGGAACTAGAACAATTACCTAATAAGGTCTATGTACAATATCGCAATAAGATATTAATTAATCGACCAATTAAACAAATCATTTATTCTATTATTAATCATGAGTTAAGTAGTTAAATAAATGAAGGCAGTCATTTACATATATGACTGCCTTCGTTGTTTTTGATGTTTATTCAGTCCCTAATCTAACTTTGAAAACTGATCAACAAGTTCGTTAAATTTTCTAAGCGCATTTTCAATTGGAGCGGGTGTAGTTAGATCCACGCCTGTTTTTTTCAGTAACTCTAATGGGTAATCTGAGCTTCCGCTTTTCAAAAACTCTAAGTAAGAAATAACCGTTTGTTGATCCCCTTCAAAGATCTTCGTGGCAAGATGGATAGCTGAAGCATAACCGGTCGCATATTTATACACATAAAAAGGACGATAAAAGTGCGGGATTCTAGACCACCCATATTTTACTTCATCATCAAATTCAATTTCATCTCCATTATACTCTCTAAAAAGGGCTTCATAAGTTTGATTAAATACTTCAACATTTAATGGTAATCCTTTTTCCGCCATTTCATGGGTCTTTTTCTCAAATTCAGCGAACATGACTTGAGTAAAGAAGGTCCCTTTAAATTGGTCAATAAAGTGATTAAGTAAATGTTTTTGCATGTCTTGATCTTTTTCGTGTTCTAATAAATAGAAAATTAATAAGACTTCGTTTACAGTTGAAGCCACCTCTGCTACAAAAATACTATAGCGAGCAGTAATTTGAGGTTGATATTGTGCGCTTAATTTACTGTGTACCCCATGGCCACATTCATGAACAAGGGTAAAGAGACTGTCTAAATCGTCTTGATGATTTAAAAGAATATATGGATGAACTCCATAAACACCAAGATTATAGGCACCAGATCGTTTCCCAGGGGTTTCTCTAACATCAATGTAGCGTGAATCCTTGAATTCCTTCAAAATTTCAAGATAATCGTCACCTAGTGGTGTCAGCGCTTTAAGCATGGTTTCATAAGCTTCATCATACGAAATCTCCGGTTTGACTCCACTAACAAGTGGAACACTCATATCATATTGTCTTAATTGGTCTAACCCAAGCTTTTCTTTTCTAATCTTTGTATATTTGTGAAGCGGTGTAATATTTTCTTTTGTTGTTGTGATAAGGTTTTCATAAACTTCTCTTGGAACTTTATCACCGAATAATCCCTTTTCTAAGGCAGATGGATAGTTACGAACTTTTGCAAGGGTAACATTATTTTTGATCGCGCCAGAAAGAGTAGATGCAATTGAATTCTTTAATTGCAAGTAAGGTTGATAATAAGCTTTATAAGCCTCTCTCCGCTTGTCACGATTCTCATCTTCAATTAATTTACTATACATCCCTCTTGTTAATTCAATCTGATTGCCCTCATCATCTGTGACATCCCCAAATTTAATATCTGCATTATTCATCATTCCAAACGTTTGACTCGGAACAGATAGTGCTTCTCCTAATTGAGAAATTAATTCTTCTTGCTCCTTACTGAGAACATGTGCTTTATATCGGAATGACTCCCATAAATCTTTTTCAAAATAATCCAGCCCCTTCTCCTCAGATAGAAACCCTTTCAGTGTTTCCTCAGACAGACTTAATAAAAAAGGCATAAAGAAAGAGGTTGCAGCGCTGACTTTAACGCTTAATTGTTTGGCGCGATCCAAGAAGGATTGGGAGGAAGTTTCCCTCGTATCTTCATCGACTATTAGCATGGCGTACGCATAAAGCTTATTAAATAAAAAGGACAGTTCTTCACTTTGCTTCAAATATTGGTACAAAGATTGTCCGTCATGAATGTGACCATCAAACCCTTTTAGCTTTTCTGACATCTTTTCAATGGTTTGATAATCTTCATCCCATTCTTGTTCATTAGTATATAGATCAGTTAAACTCCATTTTTCCTGAAGAGGTACTTCTTCCCTTGTTTTATATGTATTCAAATCTATTGCCCTCCTTATGATTAATAGTGAATGCTTCCTCTTCCATATCATACTAAATATATGAAGGTTAATGCTTCTGATAACTCTTTTTAAGGTGAAAAAACATCACATGTTGTAAAATAGAATTAAGATTGTACTTAACTTAGAGAAAGGATTTATTTATGTTACTTGATTGGTTCCCGTCCTCCTCAATATGGGCGGCTCTTATTAGTATTTTACTCAATGTTGTTATTGCTATAACAGGGATTTTTCCAAGCACCTTTATTACGGTGGCTACTGTGAGTATTTTCAGTTTTGAATACGCCTTAACCTTGTTAATTATAGGTGAAGCAATCGGTGCAATTGTTAGCTTTATTCTTTATCGAAAAGGTGCTAAAAAGCTTTTATCAAAGCCTAAAATGTCAACGATCGCCAATCATAAATATTTACAAAAATTGGGAAAAACAGGTGGGATGACAGCAGTATTTATCATCCTTTTATTAAGAGTGATGCCTTTCGTACCTTCAGGTGCTGTTACACTTACAGCTGCTTTAAGTCCTATCCATGTAATCCCTTTTAGCATAGCCAGTACGTTAGGAAAGATCCCTGCTTTATTTATTGAAGCATATTCCGTATCTCATGTTCTTACACTTAGTGTTCAGTATCAAATTACCATCATGATCGTAGTACTTTTGTTATTTCTAGTGTATTTAGGTTTTAAAAAAAAAAGAAAAGAAATAAATGAATAATAATAAGCTTTGTTAGAAAGGAGTAACATCGTATGAGAGGTTTGCGCAGAC is a genomic window of Niallia sp. XMNu-256 containing:
- a CDS encoding aromatic-ring-hydroxylating dioxygenase subunit beta, which produces MNITRQEVEDFLYHEAELLDTWQMKEWAALFAENGTYEIPPIGHPDADFKNSLYIVHDDRHRLEQRALRLLKKEAHVEYPHSQTVHNISNVRIVSNEDDVLSVKANFVTFRAKRDFLDNYVGVNEYKLIKENGELKILSKKVILKLEALRPQGKVSIIL
- a CDS encoding aromatic ring-hydroxylating dioxygenase subunit alpha, which gives rise to MSKYIRESDLTFQVNRKAFIDKDILELERDAIFSKCWLFIGHESELENKGDFHRRKVGGRNLLLTRSQDGEIRAFYNSCPHRGALVTREECGNTKVFRCFYHAWSFNNKGELVGMPDKAGYHNDHNCDGSKNLVTVERLDSYRGFIFVNFDKDAISLEDYLGNAKEYLDLVADQAEASKESEGMEVLAAPQHYSVRANWKLLGENSVDLYHGVPTHKTYFDIVATRGGVMEKDSLVGEGRDLGGGHAVMEYYSAWPRPVGKWIEGYGEEAKEIIDNNIKTLEEKFGPDRAHRIAKKNRNIWIFPNLVINDIMAITIRTFYPIEPGYIEVDAYALAPKGEPANFREVRNDSFLEFLGPGGFATPDDNEALELAQEGFANSEGAGWNDISKGMNRDVPQATDEAQMRAFWRQWNKLITTEEAKKEDKQAEVGRV
- a CDS encoding LysR family transcriptional regulator, with translation MDTSQLETFLAIIEYKNYSRAAESLNVTQPTVTARIKNLENELNCKLFNREGKYVTLTNEGKVFVEYATSILTYMNHSKEAATATQKPNLKIGISPGFSYSFISDLIQSVKTIDNLNLVIIEGKDSVSLNEQILNGDLDLVFTRNIVSHKPDLVSEFLFTDKFVLIVGKNHPLANVENITLNDLQDETLIWYRRKTPLLTNVDKALIGVPNIKHIEVDNNEMLKKVVSSGLGVGITLLLGIDELDNDRLVVKQIKELEQLPNKVYVQYRNKILINRPIKQIIYSIINHELSS
- the pepF gene encoding oligoendopeptidase F, yielding MNTYKTREEVPLQEKWSLTDLYTNEQEWDEDYQTIEKMSEKLKGFDGHIHDGQSLYQYLKQSEELSFLFNKLYAYAMLIVDEDTRETSSQSFLDRAKQLSVKVSAATSFFMPFLLSLSEETLKGFLSEEKGLDYFEKDLWESFRYKAHVLSKEQEELISQLGEALSVPSQTFGMMNNADIKFGDVTDDEGNQIELTRGMYSKLIEDENRDKRREAYKAYYQPYLQLKNSIASTLSGAIKNNVTLAKVRNYPSALEKGLFGDKVPREVYENLITTTKENITPLHKYTKIRKEKLGLDQLRQYDMSVPLVSGVKPEISYDEAYETMLKALTPLGDDYLEILKEFKDSRYIDVRETPGKRSGAYNLGVYGVHPYILLNHQDDLDSLFTLVHECGHGVHSKLSAQYQPQITARYSIFVAEVASTVNEVLLIFYLLEHEKDQDMQKHLLNHFIDQFKGTFFTQVMFAEFEKKTHEMAEKGLPLNVEVFNQTYEALFREYNGDEIEFDDEVKYGWSRIPHFYRPFYVYKYATGYASAIHLATKIFEGDQQTVISYLEFLKSGSSDYPLELLKKTGVDLTTPAPIENALRKFNELVDQFSKLD
- a CDS encoding VTT domain-containing protein translates to MLLDWFPSSSIWAALISILLNVVIAITGIFPSTFITVATVSIFSFEYALTLLIIGEAIGAIVSFILYRKGAKKLLSKPKMSTIANHKYLQKLGKTGGMTAVFIILLLRVMPFVPSGAVTLTAALSPIHVIPFSIASTLGKIPALFIEAYSVSHVLTLSVQYQITIMIVVLLLFLVYLGFKKKRKEINE